From one bacterium genomic stretch:
- the nrfD gene encoding polysulfide reductase NrfD, with the protein MSTVTPYAEAPLIPEKVTMGDVTETILKPTERMPGIGWWSLFLVAVGMLSVGVLSVAIQMYRGVGVWGINHPIGWAFDITNFVFWVGIGHAGTLISAILFLLRQKWRTSINRSAEAMTIFAVITALMFPLLHTGRPWLAIYWLLPYWPNERLLWVNFRSPLLWDVFAVSTYFTISLCFWFTGLIPDIAAMRERAQGKIRKKILGLLSIGWSGTMRQWVHFEKAYLLFAGLATPLVLSVHTIVSFDFATSIMPGWHTTIFPPYFVAGAIFGGFAMVMVLLVPLRKAFGLEEMITIKHLEFMNKIMLATGMMVSYAYATEFFMAWYSENQYERFVFWNRLTGHYWWTVWLMITCNAIIPQLFWFKKMRTSIPVMFGVAIMINVGMWFERFNIIVTSLAQDFLPSNWAFYEPTIFDFGVTIGSFGLFFTLFLLFIRVLPTLSLAEVKSVLLRPAGDKHRKESTHA; encoded by the coding sequence ATGAGTACCGTTACACCGTACGCCGAAGCGCCGCTGATTCCGGAAAAGGTGACGATGGGCGACGTCACCGAGACGATTCTCAAACCTACCGAGCGGATGCCGGGAATTGGATGGTGGTCGTTATTCCTTGTTGCGGTTGGCATGTTGTCCGTGGGCGTGCTTAGCGTTGCGATACAGATGTATCGCGGGGTGGGAGTCTGGGGCATAAACCATCCCATCGGGTGGGCGTTCGATATCACCAATTTCGTATTCTGGGTTGGTATCGGACACGCCGGAACGCTAATCTCGGCAATTCTATTTCTACTCCGGCAGAAGTGGCGCACTTCGATCAATCGGTCGGCTGAAGCGATGACCATCTTTGCTGTTATCACCGCATTGATGTTTCCACTCTTGCATACCGGTCGTCCATGGTTAGCGATATACTGGTTGCTGCCCTATTGGCCGAACGAACGGTTATTGTGGGTGAACTTCCGCAGCCCGCTCTTATGGGATGTGTTTGCGGTATCGACTTACTTCACGATTTCGCTTTGTTTCTGGTTTACCGGCTTGATTCCCGATATCGCAGCAATGCGGGAACGGGCACAAGGCAAAATCCGAAAAAAGATTTTAGGTTTGCTCTCCATCGGCTGGAGCGGCACGATGCGGCAGTGGGTACACTTTGAAAAAGCGTATCTACTTTTTGCCGGTCTCGCTACTCCATTGGTGTTGTCGGTTCACACTATCGTTTCGTTTGACTTTGCAACCTCGATTATGCCCGGATGGCATACGACAATCTTCCCGCCCTACTTCGTCGCCGGTGCAATTTTCGGCGGATTCGCCATGGTGATGGTGCTGCTCGTTCCGTTACGCAAGGCGTTCGGGCTCGAGGAAATGATTACCATCAAACACCTTGAGTTCATGAATAAAATCATGCTCGCAACCGGTATGATGGTTAGTTACGCCTATGCGACCGAATTCTTTATGGCGTGGTATAGCGAGAACCAATACGAACGCTTCGTGTTCTGGAATCGGTTGACCGGACATTACTGGTGGACGGTGTGGTTGATGATAACATGTAATGCGATTATTCCCCAGCTCTTCTGGTTCAAGAAAATGCGAACCTCGATTCCCGTGATGTTCGGGGTTGCCATTATGATCAACGTCGGCATGTGGTTTGAACGTTTCAACATTATTGTTACATCGCTCGCACAGGACTTCTTGCCGTCGAACTGGGCGTTTTACGAACCGACCATCTTTGATTTCGGTGTCACAATCGGTTCGTTCGGATTGTTCTTCACATTGTTCTTGTTATTCATTCGGGTGTTACCAACGCTCTCATTAGCGGAAGTTAAATCGGTATTGCTAAGGCCAGCTGGCGATAAGCACCGGAAGGAGTCGACACATGCTTAA
- a CDS encoding DUF3341 domain-containing protein — protein MLKIKDVLAQIMPPAKVPLTIGYFDSPEHLVEAAEHAMDNGFKDVDAITPYPIHGLAEVLKISDSMIPWATLGAGLSGAALMLWVQWYTSAVDYPLNVGGKPLFSWPAFAPITFEGGELIGGVTTFVMLLITAYMARPHAVIKNKLDPKLTDNRFALLIPNFSHGDDVKAMEFLKGQGADEIRQLPV, from the coding sequence ATGCTTAAGATCAAGGATGTGTTAGCGCAGATTATGCCTCCGGCGAAAGTACCGCTGACGATTGGCTATTTCGATTCTCCGGAGCATTTAGTCGAGGCGGCGGAGCATGCGATGGATAATGGCTTCAAAGATGTCGACGCCATTACGCCGTATCCCATTCACGGACTCGCGGAAGTCTTGAAGATTTCCGATTCGATGATACCTTGGGCGACGCTTGGTGCTGGTTTATCAGGAGCAGCGCTAATGTTGTGGGTGCAATGGTATACCAGTGCGGTCGATTACCCGTTGAATGTTGGTGGGAAGCCATTGTTCTCTTGGCCAGCATTTGCGCCAATTACCTTTGAAGGTGGTGAGCTGATCGGTGGTGTCACCACATTTGTGATGTTGCTGATTACTGCTTACATGGCACGTCCGCATGCCGTCATTAAGAATAAACTTGATCCAAAATTGACTGATAATCGGTTTGCTTTACTCATTCCCAATTTTTCCCATGGTGATGATGTAAAAGCGATGGAGTTTTTGAAAGGACAAGGCGCCGATGAGATTCGTCAACTCCCGGTCTGA